A window of the Mangifera indica cultivar Alphonso unplaced genomic scaffold, CATAS_Mindica_2.1 Un_0079, whole genome shotgun sequence genome harbors these coding sequences:
- the LOC123207451 gene encoding NAC domain-containing protein 41-like, whose product MTMMPTGFRFNPTDEELIQILERKVYGQEMPLHGHFIVERNVYEFDPQDLEWEHNMAVPNNERYCYCIKENDSREVSGRGWWRATGHVKTIYANEHVVGFKRPLTFHRFTGNDKKRNTAIKTNWIMHEYNLESNTTDWRLCKIKYKGKLSAQEEMENCRKGATPGNKDVEASSSIIGEQLQQPQQLQLENSLCEPCFEAISPMEMQEQSDHLLQLDNVCELYFTQNMLLEVIDEKLHQSKASCDPYFFDGQIEQPADSSEQLFLSLWSWQN is encoded by the exons ATGACGATGATGCCAACTGGGTTCAGGTTTAATCCCACCGATGAAGAACTCATTCAAATCCTTGAGAGGAAAGTTTATGGCCAAGAAATGCCCCTCCATGGCCATTTCATTGTTGAAAGAAACGTCTATGAGTTTGATCCTCAAGATCTTGAAT GGGAGCATAATATGGCTGTGCCTAACAACGAGAGATATTGCTATTGTATAAAGGAGAATGATTCTCGAGAAGTCTCAGGACGAGGATGGTGGAGAGCCACTGGACATGTGAAGACGATTTATGCAAACGAACATGTGGTGGGATTCAAGAGGCCATTAACGTTTCACAGATTCACTGGCAATGACAAGAAGCGCAACACAGCCATCAAGACTAACTGGATTATGCACGAATATAATCTAGAATCCAACACAACT GATTGGAGGCTTTGTAAAATCAAATACAAGGGAAAACTAAGTGCGCAGGAGGAGATGGAGAATTGCAGAAAAGGAGCGACGCCAGGTAATAAAGATGTTGAAGCCAGCAGTTCGATAATTGGTGAGCAACTGCAGCAGCCACAGCAGTTGCAGCTAGAAAATAGCTTATGTGAGCCTTGTTTTGAAGCCATAAGTCCAATGGAGATGCAAGAGCAATCTGATCACCTGCTGCAGCTAGACAATGTGTGTGAGCTTTATTTTACACAAAACATGCTACTGGAAGTGATTGATGAGAAGCTACACCAATCAAAAGCTTCATGTGACCCTTATTTCTTTGATGGTCAGATTGAGCAACCTGCAGATTCATCGGAGCAGCTGTTTCTCAGTCTTTGGTCGTGGCAGAATTAG
- the LOC123207456 gene encoding protein farnesyltransferase/geranylgeranyltransferase type-1 subunit alpha-like, translating to MDSDKEQEMVPLSLRPEWSDVKPIPQDDGPNPVVPIAYKQEFRETMDYFRAVYSANELSPRALQLTREAILLNPGNYTVWHFRRQILEALDADLLEELDFVGHIAKGNSKNYQIWHHRRWVARKLGTSVTSKELDFTRKILSPDAKNYHAWSHRQWVLQALGGWEDELDYCHQLLDEDIYNNSAWNQRYFVITRSPFLGGLKAMRDSEVRYTVEAIMANPDNESPWRYLRGLYKNDTESWITDPRVSSVCLKVLNTKSNYVFALSTLLDLLCQGFQPSQDFREAVDALTPESAPADSNLARAICDVLLHVDKMRANYWIWRKSKLASVA from the exons ATGGACTCAGACAAAGAGCAAGAGATGGTGCCACTGAGCCTAAGACCAGAGTGGTCTGATGTCAAACCCATTCCACAAGATGATGGCCCGAATCCTGTTGTTCCAATCGCCTACAAGCAAGAGTTTAGAGAAACCATGGACTACTTTCGTGCCGTCTACTCAGCCAACGAGCTCTCTCCACGTGCTCTTCAGCTCACTCGAGAAGCCATCCTTCTCAATCCAGGAAATTACACG GTTTGGCATTTTAGGCGTCAAATACTTGAAGCACTTGATGCTGACTTGCTTGAGGAACTCGATTTTGTTGGACATATTGCCAAGGGTAACTCTAAAAACTATCAAATATG GCATCATAGACGGTGGGTTGCTCGGAAATTAGGGACTTCTGTGACAAGCAAGGAGCTTGATTTCACTAGGAAGATACTTTCCCCTGATGCTAAAAATTATCATGCCTGGTCCCATAGGCAG tgggTACTTCAGGCATTAGGAGGGTGGGAAGATGAACTTGACTATTGTCATCAGCTTCTTGATGAGGATATATACAACAATTCTGCATGGAATCAG CGATACTTTGTAATAACTAGGTCTCCCTTCCTTGGGGGTCTTAAGGCCATGAGAGACTCAGAAGTACGCTATACTGTTGAAGCCATTATGGCCAACCCTGATAATGAGAGCCCATGGAGATACCTTCGAGGCCTTTACAAGAACGACACTGAGTCTTGGATTACTGATCCTAGAGTCTCCTCAGTATGTTTGAAGGTTTTGAATACTAAAAGCAACTATGTATTTGCTCTGAGCACTCTTTTGGATCTGCTTTGTCAAGGTTTTCAGCCAAGTCAAGACTTCAGAGAAGCTGTAGATGCACTGACTCCAGAATCAGCTCCAGCTGATTCTAACTTGGCAAGGGCAATTTGTGATGTATTGCTGCATGTTGATAAGATGAGAGCTAACTACTGGATATGGCGCAAGAGCAAACTTGCTTCAGTGGCCTGA